The segment gttttgtgtAGCAGTAGCAAAATTATCGATatatctaaaataattattgtactaATAATATGATTAACGAAATAACGAAAGTTTTACATTATACTTTTttcgtaatataatatttttattttagcacaAAATGGAATTATTACCAAGCGTACGTACATTACATAAAATGGGATATAAACTATATGCTAGTATGGGCACAGGAGATTTTTATACTGAACACGGAGTTGAGGTAtgatttagaaaaataattgttttaaaaataataatcataattataacatgcataaaacaaataaaaagccTAAGtgtgtttttaacaaaataattataattggacAGGTGGAGGGAGTACAATGGACATTTGATCACATTGGAGATCTTGACGACGCACGTGCTGATGGAGAACTTATGCATTTAGCGGATTTCATAGCAAAGCGGGAACTCGATCTCGTAATCAATTTGCCAATGAGGGGTGGGGCTCGCCGAGTTTCTTCCTTTAGTACACATGGATACCGAACTCGTCGGCTTGCTGTAGATTACGCTGTTCCATTAGTTACTGATGTCAAGTGTGCCAAGCTTCTAGTAAAGgtataattcaatttttttcacatgagtaattttataattttcaaggtgaattaaatatttttgttttgctaaTTTTTAGGCCATGTTACGTTGTGGAGGTGCACCGCCAATGAAAACACATACTGATTGTATGACTTCCCGTAACATAATAAAACTGCCAGGCTTTATAGATGTGCATGTACATGTTCGAGAACCTGGAGCTACTTACAAAGAAGACTTCGCTTCTTGCACCGCTGCTGCACTTGCTGGAGGTGTAACCATGATATGTGCTATGCCAAATACAAATCCTCCTGTAATTGATCGGACTTCGTTTGATTATGTTTCAACATTAGCTCGTGTTAGTGCTCGCTGTGACTATGCTCTTTTTGTTGGTGCTTCTTCCACTAACTGTGATATTGCTGGTGAACTGGCTCCACAAGCCGCAGCATTGAAGATGTACCTGAATGAAACTTACACTACATTAAAACTTGATGATATGACAGTATGGCAAAAACATCTTCAAAACTGGCCTAAGAAAATACCTATTTGCGCACATGCAGAACGTGAGAAAACTGGTGCAATTATTCTAATGGCATCTTTGCTAGATAGACCTATTCATATTTGTCATGTAGCTAGAAAAGAAGAAATTTTGATCATTAAAGCAGCCAAAGAGAAAGGATTAAAGGTTACATGTGAAGTGTGTCcacaacatttatttttgagTACAGACGATATTGAAAGAATTGGAAAAGGGAGAGCAGAAGTTCGTCCAGTTCTATGTAGTCCTGAAGATCAAGCAGAGTTGTGGAAAAATATGGATGTAATCGATATTTTTGCTACTGATCACGCACCGCATTCTGTAGAAGAAAAAAACTCGGAAAAGCCTCCACCAGGTTATCCAGGCTTGGAAACAATTTTACCTTTGCTTTTAAATGCAGTGCACGAAGGACGTCTAACTATGGATGACTTGATCAACAAATTCCACAAAAACCCACGCAAGATATTTAACTTGCCCGAACAATGGAACACATACGTTGAAGTAGATATGGATTATGAATGGACAATTCCTCAAGcattagaattttcaaaatcaaaatggaCGCCGTTTGCAGGTATGCGTGTTTGTGGAGCCGTTCATCGGGTAACATTACGAGGGGAAATAGCATATGTCGAAGGGCAAGTTTTAATACCACCTGGATTTGGTCAAAATGTGCGCGATTGGCCAGCACCTAAAAAACTTTCTACGGTAATTGAAAAAATTGAAAGAGAAACGAGTCGGCCTAATTCATCTCTAGATGTAAATAGTTCTCTAGATCTTAGTAGACTAAGTGATGTGGATATAGATCAAGCCGACCCTGTGAAGGTTGAAAACAAGCTTATTGTGCACTTTACCGACGGCGCGGGCTTAAGAAGCATTTCACCATTGCCTCCTCAAACTACAACAAGGCAAAGATGTGACAGTTCTTCATATCCTCAAACATCATTATCGCAACGACAGAGGAGTGACTTATTTGGAAAAAGCATCTTGACAGTGGATACTTTTGGAAAAGAAACTCTAAACGATATTTTCAACCTTGCTCAATTTATGAAAACTAGCGTAAATAAAGGGCGTGTCTTAGATGATATTTTACGTGGAAAGGTAATGGCATCGATATTTTATGAAGTGAGCACACGAACGAGCTGTAGTTTTGCTGCAGCTATGCAAAGATTAGGCGGATCTGTAATACACACAGATGCAACCAGTTCTTCGGCTAAAAAAGGGGAAACTCTTGAAGATAGTGTTACAATAATGACGAGCTACGCTGATGTTGTAGTTCTGCGACATCCAGAACCGGGTGCTGTTGCCGTaagtttaatatgtattttattcatttcaacTTTGTTGTATCGGAGTTAGTTTTAACgtgcattataatataaattataactgaATTTAACGGTATCTCTGACATCACCATGGCAAAAAAGTAGGAGCAAACTACCAACAGACCTAAGTCGATTGGAAAAAATCCTAAATATGCCTGTCTATAATCGTACCAAAGAGATAGAGAGATGCTTGTAATGCATAAGACAATTTATCTAATGCATATAAATTTTATGATTTCAGCGTGCATCACGACACTGTCGTAGGCCTATTATAAACGCAGGAGATGGAGTAGGTGAACATCCTACGCAGGCTCTGCTAGATGTGTTCACGATAAGAGAAGAAATTGGAACGGTTAATGGACTAACCATAACCATGGTCGGAGATTTAAAAAATGGTCGAACAGTTCATTCATTAGCTCGACTACTGACATTATACCAAGTCCAGTTACAATATGTTAGTCCTCCGGGACTCGGTATGCCTAAACATATTATGGACTATGTAGCCTACAAAGGCATCCCTCAAAAAGTATTTGAACGCTTAGAAGATGTACTGGGAGATACGCATGTTCTGTACATGACAAGAATTCAACGTGAAAGATTCGATAGTCCAGAAGAATATgaaaaggtaaattaaaaattatataatcatcatcatcatcatcattagcaactcatattcggctcacaattgagcacgagtctcctctcagaatgagaggggttaagccaatagtccatcatgctagcccaatgcagcagacttcacacgcttatagaattaaaaaaactctcatgtATACatgttatgacctctgccttcgattcgcagGGCGTAGATTctaattcggtccggggcatgcacctccaacttttcagtcatgtgcattttaagaaatgatatATCACCTGTCttaaacggtgtaggaaaacatcgtgaggatataattattattgataaaaaaaaacaaataggtgTATAGTATGTACGCAACCATAATAAGaatataaaagatttattcAGAATACTGGcttataatacaaacaataaaaaataaacatacatcatatattatcatcatttacTCGTAGTAATTTTCCTAACGCAAATAATGAAGTGGTATTATTTAAAAgtcaatgacaaaaataattagtaataataataataatgacgatgGTGACGTTTCGTCATCGTAAATATCTAAACATTATCTACAGCAAACAAATATGACTGAATTAATCACTTTTTTATTAATCAGTTtatctaaaatctaaataaaaatactgaagGATAAAAAGGCATGCATGAATAATTTACGAATGCTTTTATGagacaaattattatataagactagtattttattattacaaaaaactgTTTGATCTCGAACATAGATCGAGGCTAGCATCtttataattcaataaaaaagttttataaatgattattttcatTATGATTTTTTCAGACGCGTGGGTTGTTGGTGGTCACTCCACAATTAATGACAAGGGCGCGACGTCGTATGATAGTCATGCATCCGCTCCCACGTGTAGACGAAATTTCACCAGAATTCGATTCAGATCCTCGAGCCGCTTACTTTAGACAAGCTGAATATGGAATGTACGTGCGGATGGCATTACTGGCAATGGTGAGCGGAGTTAACCCCCTGATATGACAACAACGCTATCCACGACTCctcgtattaaaataaataatgctaACCTAGTGCTAGTGTCCTAGAAATTAATCTGAagaagtgattttttttatatttctgtgcACGAGTACACATATATacattcttgttaaatattaaagtatttttatattctgtggcgtttcattgataaattattgattttaaattacttataaatattaCACACTACTTGATGATTAAAGAGAGATtccaatttattatattattgctcCGAAACGATTGATTAAGAAAATACATGCATATGAAACAGATACttcgattattttcaatacgAGTATCAAATTCAAACTTATTGCTCGAATAACCAAAAGAAActttacaatatatttacaaaattttcaaagaGATCGCTTTACAATTTCGATTCCTCTGTCCCATTGATCTggataaaattattttccaCATGGATATCTGCAAATGTGAACTGTGTTAAACTACCGCCTTCTGATGGAGAATCCTGATTTATAATGTGTTCACATTTTGGCCGATGTTTTTTGATCAAATTTGACGGCACATTCCGTTCTATGTTACTTTTGTCTCTCGGTGGTAATTTGTAACCTCCCTGATTCACAAGTTTACGTTGACAATCTTTTAACTTATCACGAATGACATCTAAATACTCATTAGCAGTGCCTTCTCCAGCGGGTTCTTCTCGCAGAAGGTAGCACAATCTTTGAGCCTGCTCCAAATAAATTACTGCTTGTCTTAAAGCGTCGAACTTTTCACTCGAACGTGCCATCGCTATGAAATGTGGTATGAAAAATTCTAGCACCAAACGCCGACGTTCTATTTCCATTTTCACCGGTAATATAATCTGTAAAATGTAATTaccttaattaatttacaaaattaaattattactaaaactTCAAACTTAATACCAAAGCAGCTCTCGTGAATCATTTAAGATTTAAGACATCTCACTAACCCAATTTTTGACATCGAAACATCGACACCAATGAAATAAGGGGGaaatacttacatttttattaatttcgatTTCTACTTTCCCAGattttctttgctttttattggCTGTATTAGCTCGCCTTACTTTCAATTGTttcaatttttctttcttccattgATAATTTTTATCATGAGCCTTTGCTTTGTCCCATATATTATGTAttcggtcatcatcatcactgtcAGAACTTTCATTATTGTTAGATACTACAACAGGTATTTGTGGGTTTAAAATTCGCCATGGATTTTTGCAAGTTAAAATTTCATATAGTCTTAGAGCGTTAAATTTTGGATAAAAATCTCTTTTTGTATATTTCAATTTGTTGACAGCATTTAATAAATGCATAACAGGTGTCTCTAGAATGTCTGctaattttctttgtaattttaatagcAGAGGCTTaggaatacatttaaattcattgcaACTTTCGATAAAGTAATTTGGAAACCGAGACTTTCCGAAATGAATATAAAACCTTCTCAAAAACAACCTTAGCGACTCGCCTAATCGATCTTCCGGCCATCTAGCATAGTTATCTTCACATTGCCAAAACAAATGATTTTTGATGTGACTAGCATCGATTCCTATTTTAGAAGTTTCATTTTCCATAAAAGTTTTGTGTAAAGCTAAGGCAAATAAATAACAGCGCATATGAGAATGAGCCAAGCAACTTTCTAAATAGCGTTCTGCTGCTGGAAACATAACTTTCCATTGTAACCTTTGATCCGGGTTAATGCCCCTTTTTGGTCTAAACCCTACTGGTACTAATAGACAACCAAAGCCAATGGCTTTGCTCACCATATATTTGGTGGGCCACTGATAACTAAAGTTTGTTCTCggattttgtattatttttctttctcttATAATCCATTGATTGGCGGTGTTTGGCCAAGCGGCTATGAGGGCTGGAAAAACTTCATAACTAGCATGCGAACCGTTCTTTAAAGCATTGCAATAAATACTAGCTCCCTGTGTTAAAGAATTCTTTACGGTATCTTGAGGAAATCCCAATCCCGATCCCAAATGTAGTATGAAATTATCTACGAAGTCATTCATAAATGTTATAGAACTTAGATAATGATTACTTTCGTATAGATCTCTATTTAGTGATACTTTTGAACTTATGTCGTCGTCCTCGTCATCACTCCAGTCAACTGATCGAACGTTCACTGTTACCCAACTTTCGTCTGGTAAAACTCCAGATGTAGTGGTATGATTTGTCTGTAGGCTAAGTTCTACTTTCTTCGGTGTCGTTGATTCAGTAATAGTTGCATAACCATAATCAGATTCTGTTTCACTTGCTTCTGTTTGACGACTGCTTGCATTTGATCGGTATCCTGACGTTTCTGTATCTTCAGCGGTAATATTGTCTAGCGATATGTGACTGGTTTGTAAGATTTTTTGAGTACCATCTACCTGTTTATTTAGGATTTCACTGTGGCGCCTTCcttgttttaaaattgattttctgGGTTTTGTATCatgattaagattttctttaccATCTACACCAATGATGACTTCTTTTTCTTCACGTACATTAAATGATGAAGTTTCGATACTGGGAAAATCAttgcatttattatttacactttcGAAAACAGTATCATCAAATCTTTCCGAACTGAAATTACGGGAATTCCTATTTTGCAGATTTTTACTTAAGATGTCTTCCTTGTCTAAATATGGTGGATCATCTGATGCATGTGATTCTTTTTCTGAATCAGTATATACGCTATCGTCACAGTTAAAAGTTGGTATGACTTCATTTTCTTTGGGAAGCGTGCTTTCTAAAATTTCTAACTTCTTCAATTTTACATACCcttaaacaaaaatctttagtTAGTCATCAAAgattttggtatatattttttttattaaatttaacaatattttggtTAATTTAACAATATACCGTTAACATTACCTGATTCCTTGCTATCTTCTATCcgaagtttgtaaaatggtgcaTCGAGAACTGCACAGTAGTCAGAAGTATCACCAGGCTCGCTGGCTTCTACATTATCGTAAATTATAAAGAGACGTGGTGCTATGAGGGGTTCAGACTTATCAGGCCGTCTCTGGTAGATTATGTGATCTTGGACACACTCTTGAATTCTATCCGCAAAAAACACATGCTTGTGATGTTGTACCATTGACTCGTCCATGGTGTGTTGACGTTCGCTTAtgggattatttttaatttgatgtaCCTccctgaaaaataaatttaattacacatttaagataaataaacatagattGTAGATACATTTTTGAGCACTTAGTTGTTTtataaagtaaagaaaaatgttCACATTTACAAGTAGGTAGAATACTTATTTGAAGTGGTCTGTGCGAAATAATCAGTGACAATTTTCAATTGATTGTGACGTCAGCAAATGTACTCTGCCCACTCGAATGTGCAAAATAGATTTACGTGatttattaaatcataaagaaatCGCCGCTAACGAAGCTTGATAACAATATCAGCGCAAAATATCTTCTTGaactattatcattattaataccttaatttcaatatgatatccgctaattgttttaattatctGTCATTATAATTGTCGAAACGTTTTCTTTTTAAGCCCTGGATTAAATAAAGTCTACTTAATACCACTACGGTCTTAATAAACTGCCTACTTGTTCCAGTGGTTAGCATAATTGGCTTTGAATTCCGATGTccaaggttcgaatcctgggttgatttgtaatactgagcttttctttcttcaattttatgttatttcagtataaaattatatctcgTATCAAAATTTGGACCTCATTTATGATAATCTCCGTATTTCGGAGAGCTTGAGAAGCCGTCGGTTCCGTTGGTTCATCAATAACATTAATTTGATAGCGGTTGTTAGAGAATTTGAAATCCCTACTATAAGCCCGTCAATACACATTACAGCAGGCAGCGAGGTGGGTCGACGCTCTATGTCTATATCTTTTACAATGATGGAGACCTGGCCCagtagtgggctgttaaaataagatcaaattaaaaatagatattatatgtataataaccattaaatcatgacataactggACGTtccaaaagtgtttgtaaactaagcctaagaTCATGTTCTTTATCAATTTcagaaagaaaattaatttaataacgaaATTTCCTTTTTCATTAtccaaagttaaaaataaaataatgatccAATAATAGCGTGGGTACTCAAAAGCGCCGCGACTGGAGGGttgattgttttattaattttcaacagtgttttttatatattcattgttaaaaaataaatttgacagtGGAAACGAAGATAGAAGAACAATaggaaaatataatatcaaactACGCTACAATTTTTGAACATTATATGAATTTACaaagttcttttaaaatatatcttcGCCTTTTTTgagaaaggaaaaataaaaaaaaatcaaaattaaaaactattattgcATATAATCGTAATTTCTGTAATAAATCGGCTGACAAAAGTAATCGGTGCTATCGTTTTATCTAAAATGTAatacaatttagtttattttgttaaattacgaCATAATATTGCATGCAATAATGCATAATAACGCATGGATAGTGCATCAAATTATTTCCTCcctaataattgaaaattaattactgATTGTATTATTATCGGCCACATACATTAGCTATGATAAATGATTGCAAGAAGTTTATAATCTGTGCGTTGTATCTTTCAAGGAATCTTACTAATCATATTACAGACCTTTCATAGTTTTCGAAGAACTGCACGGATAACAGGATGTTGTTCAACAGAAAGGCGTCACTGTCGTTGTTAAGTTGGTACCGCATGAGGTCTAAGGCTTCATCATCATAAGACCGCACATGAGCTGGCGCAGGCACCGGCCCTCCCAGGGTAGGTGCTGATAACATGGCTGAAGGAGCTAAAGGTGGATCCTTCACCGCAACTCTCTTTTGGAGATTGAcgttcttctttttcttttcctcCCTCTTCTGCTCTTTCCATCTTTCTCGTTCGAAAAACTTGTCCGGTTCCTTCTGAACTTTTTTAGATTTCGAATTTCCCATAGCGTAAGTCTTTTTCTGAATTTATTTTGAAGCAACTAAATTATAACAAGATCCATAATTAAATACAGGGAACCAACAGAAACTGTGGtgatatctttaaaaaaaacaccacaAGAACACTGCCGTATCCTTGGAGTTTACGACACTACTGATTAAAATGTTCGCCAAAtcaattcataattattaatcttATCACTCGTCaatgattaatttattgatCGTCATCGGAACGATTGATTACACTGCaatgtttttcataaaattagaCTTTACTAGGAAATTCATGATTAGACAACTTGAAGTTCGAGGAATGCGCTGAAGACTGGTCCCGGTTCGCCCTACTCTTTCGTCATTTTCACGCTATATGAAAATGTATGCAACGAAATCATAGGCGAAACGACTAGAGGCCTATacatacctatttaaataataatacatgcAAAGATAACAACACTATAATCTATGTACCTATTGTTACCAACTGTAAtgtttctacaaaatatataatttttaaaatcaagatTAAAAGAACCatgttaaaagattttcacatgatgtaggtacttaattagtGTTTCGTGTGGTAAATGCTTTTAGCTAATGACGGTCAGTAATTACGTATTTATCAATATAAGcctagttaaatatatttaataacccATTACATGGCCAAGCCTTCGTTCTTATTGGAGAGGGGATTTGACGCTTAGGCCTAttacgctgctccaatgcggtttgACTGTATGTATGTGTTACTGGCCAGACCCGATTTCAGGGCAAATTAGTTTTGCCTGGGCTAAACTAGTTCTTCCTATACACTATAGGATTAACTAGTATAGCCAAGTATAAACTAATCTGTCCTAAAGCCCGATAGGATAAACCAGTTTAGGCTAGTCACaattttttcttaatataaataaataaattttttcttaatatatACACACTCTAGgaaatgaacatgagcaagacgaagatcatgtctaatgctcatgtaacgctctacccagttattg is part of the Bicyclus anynana chromosome 5, ilBicAnyn1.1, whole genome shotgun sequence genome and harbors:
- the LOC112051974 gene encoding uncharacterized protein LOC112051974 — encoded protein: MGNSKSKKVQKEPDKFFERERWKEQKREEKKKKNVNLQKRVAVKDPPLAPSAMLSAPTLGGPVPAPAHVRSYDDEALDLMRYQLNNDSDAFLLNNILLSVQFFENYEREVHQIKNNPISERQHTMDESMVQHHKHVFFADRIQECVQDHIIYQRRPDKSEPLIAPRLFIIYDNVEASEPGDTSDYCAVLDAPFYKLRIEDSKESGYVKLKKLEILESTLPKENEVIPTFNCDDSVYTDSEKESHASDDPPYLDKEDILSKNLQNRNSRNFSSERFDDTVFESVNNKCNDFPSIETSSFNVREEKEVIIGVDGKENLNHDTKPRKSILKQGRRHSEILNKQVDGTQKILQTSHISLDNITAEDTETSGYRSNASSRQTEASETESDYGYATITESTTPKKVELSLQTNHTTTSGVLPDESWVTVNVRSVDWSDDEDDDISSKVSLNRDLYESNHYLSSITFMNDFVDNFILHLGSGLGFPQDTVKNSLTQGASIYCNALKNGSHASYEVFPALIAAWPNTANQWIIRERKIIQNPRTNFSYQWPTKYMVSKAIGFGCLLVPVGFRPKRGINPDQRLQWKVMFPAAERYLESCLAHSHMRCYLFALALHKTFMENETSKIGIDASHIKNHLFWQCEDNYARWPEDRLGESLRLFLRRFYIHFGKSRFPNYFIESCNEFKCIPKPLLLKLQRKLADILETPVMHLLNAVNKLKYTKRDFYPKFNALRLYEILTCKNPWRILNPQIPVVVSNNNESSDSDDDDRIHNIWDKAKAHDKNYQWKKEKLKQLKVRRANTANKKQRKSGKVEIEINKNIILPVKMEIERRRLVLEFFIPHFIAMARSSEKFDALRQAVIYLEQAQRLCYLLREEPAGEGTANEYLDVIRDKLKDCQRKLVNQGGYKLPPRDKSNIERNVPSNLIKKHRPKCEHIINQDSPSEGGSLTQFTFADIHVENNFIQINGTEESKL